A part of Puntigrus tetrazona isolate hp1 chromosome 21, ASM1883169v1, whole genome shotgun sequence genomic DNA contains:
- the elmod1 gene encoding ELMO domain-containing protein 1 isoform X3 → MPMGRRVYPVSSNSQRNQQPDSNRVLTQLLVFLYCKCLWRGLKFVIRKLTGRCELQRICYNNKPGARRTLKIESSLKCSKHELLQSAINVHPDSVEKTIDDIISLKKINPDTNPQLGISLQACLLQIVGYRNLVVEVEKLRREPYDCENSAHEEMLMKLWKELRPDSPLSGRISKQWCEIGFQGNDPKTDFRGMGLLGLHNLLYFAEHDKATALQVLHDSLQPKHRNVSTEEASKMSKAEWDKKKFDKAIGYSFAIVGINITDLAYSLLVSGALKTHLYNVAPEMPSLVHFQQTFCYLMQEFHRFWIEEDPCDIMEFNRVRTKFHKRVLKQLKNPDMALCPHFTASDLHLVNL, encoded by the exons ATGCCGATGGGGAGGCGAGTCTATCCTGTGAGCAGTAACTCTCAACGTAATCAGCAACCGGATTCAAACAG GGTACTGACCCAGTTGCTGGTGTTCCTGTACTGTAAGTGCTTGTGGCGGGGCCTGAAGTTTGTCATCAGGAAGTTGACTGGACGATGTGAGCTTCAACGCATCTGTTACAATAACAAACCAGGGGCTCGAAGGACGCTCAAGATCG AATCCTCACTCAAATGCTCTAAACATGAG CTTTTGCAGTCTGCCATCAACGTACACCCAGATTCTGTGGAAAAGACTATTGATGATATAATATCCCTAAAAAAGATCAACCCTGACACTAACCCACA GCTTGGCATCTCTCTCCAGGCTTGCCTGCTTCAGATCGTGGGTTACCGAAACCTAGTAGTGGAGGTGGAGAAGCTGCGTAGAGAGCCGTATGACTGTGAAAACTCAGCACATGAGGAGATGCTCATGAAG CTGTGGAAAGAACTCCGTCCCGATTCTCCTCTCTCTGGACGCATCTCAAAGCAATGGTGTGAGATTGGTTTCCAAGGAAACGACCCCAAGACTGATTTCAGGGGCATGGGTCTCCTGGGCTTGCACAACCTGCT GTATTTTGCAGAGCATGACAAAGCCACCGCTCTCCAAGTTCTTCATGACTCCCTGCAGCCTAAACACAG GAACGTTTCCACAGAAGAAGCCAG CAAGATGAGCAAAGCTGAGTGGGACAAGAAGAAATTTGACAAAGCGATTGG ATACTCCTTTGCCATAGTTGGCATAAACATCACAGACCTGGCATATTCCCTGCTGGTGAGCGGGGCTCTGAAGACTCATCTGTACAATGTGGCACCAGAGATGCCAAGTCTAGTGCACTTCCAACAGACCTTCT GTTATCTGATGCAGGAGTTCCACAGGTTCTGGATCGAGGAAGATCCATGTGACATCATGGAGTTCAACCGCGTGCGCACCAAGTTCCACAAGCGCGTCCTGAAGCAGCTGAAGAACCCTGACATGGCACTGTGTCCTCACTTCACTGCCTCTGACCTTCACCTGGTCAACCTGTAG
- the elmod1 gene encoding ELMO domain-containing protein 1 isoform X2, protein MKHFLRVLTQLLVFLYCKCLWRGLKFVIRKLTGRCELQRICYNNKPGARRTLKIESSLKCSKHELLQSAINVHPDSVEKTIDDIISLKKINPDTNPQLGISLQACLLQIVGYRNLVVEVEKLRREPYDCENSAHEEMLMKLWKELRPDSPLSGRISKQWCEIGFQGNDPKTDFRGMGLLGLHNLLYFAEHDKATALQVLHDSLQPKHSKMSKAEWDKKKFDKAIGYSFAIVGINITDLAYSLLVSGALKTHLYNVAPEMPSLVHFQQTFCYLMQEFHRFWIEEDPCDIMEFNRVRTKFHKRVLKQLKNPDMALCPHFTASDLHLVNL, encoded by the exons ATGAAGCATTTTCTGAG GGTACTGACCCAGTTGCTGGTGTTCCTGTACTGTAAGTGCTTGTGGCGGGGCCTGAAGTTTGTCATCAGGAAGTTGACTGGACGATGTGAGCTTCAACGCATCTGTTACAATAACAAACCAGGGGCTCGAAGGACGCTCAAGATCG AATCCTCACTCAAATGCTCTAAACATGAG CTTTTGCAGTCTGCCATCAACGTACACCCAGATTCTGTGGAAAAGACTATTGATGATATAATATCCCTAAAAAAGATCAACCCTGACACTAACCCACA GCTTGGCATCTCTCTCCAGGCTTGCCTGCTTCAGATCGTGGGTTACCGAAACCTAGTAGTGGAGGTGGAGAAGCTGCGTAGAGAGCCGTATGACTGTGAAAACTCAGCACATGAGGAGATGCTCATGAAG CTGTGGAAAGAACTCCGTCCCGATTCTCCTCTCTCTGGACGCATCTCAAAGCAATGGTGTGAGATTGGTTTCCAAGGAAACGACCCCAAGACTGATTTCAGGGGCATGGGTCTCCTGGGCTTGCACAACCTGCT GTATTTTGCAGAGCATGACAAAGCCACCGCTCTCCAAGTTCTTCATGACTCCCTGCAGCCTAAACACAG CAAGATGAGCAAAGCTGAGTGGGACAAGAAGAAATTTGACAAAGCGATTGG ATACTCCTTTGCCATAGTTGGCATAAACATCACAGACCTGGCATATTCCCTGCTGGTGAGCGGGGCTCTGAAGACTCATCTGTACAATGTGGCACCAGAGATGCCAAGTCTAGTGCACTTCCAACAGACCTTCT GTTATCTGATGCAGGAGTTCCACAGGTTCTGGATCGAGGAAGATCCATGTGACATCATGGAGTTCAACCGCGTGCGCACCAAGTTCCACAAGCGCGTCCTGAAGCAGCTGAAGAACCCTGACATGGCACTGTGTCCTCACTTCACTGCCTCTGACCTTCACCTGGTCAACCTGTAG
- the elmod1 gene encoding ELMO domain-containing protein 1 isoform X1 yields MKHFLRVLTQLLVFLYCKCLWRGLKFVIRKLTGRCELQRICYNNKPGARRTLKIESSLKCSKHELLQSAINVHPDSVEKTIDDIISLKKINPDTNPQLGISLQACLLQIVGYRNLVVEVEKLRREPYDCENSAHEEMLMKLWKELRPDSPLSGRISKQWCEIGFQGNDPKTDFRGMGLLGLHNLLYFAEHDKATALQVLHDSLQPKHRNVSTEEASKMSKAEWDKKKFDKAIGYSFAIVGINITDLAYSLLVSGALKTHLYNVAPEMPSLVHFQQTFCYLMQEFHRFWIEEDPCDIMEFNRVRTKFHKRVLKQLKNPDMALCPHFTASDLHLVNL; encoded by the exons ATGAAGCATTTTCTGAG GGTACTGACCCAGTTGCTGGTGTTCCTGTACTGTAAGTGCTTGTGGCGGGGCCTGAAGTTTGTCATCAGGAAGTTGACTGGACGATGTGAGCTTCAACGCATCTGTTACAATAACAAACCAGGGGCTCGAAGGACGCTCAAGATCG AATCCTCACTCAAATGCTCTAAACATGAG CTTTTGCAGTCTGCCATCAACGTACACCCAGATTCTGTGGAAAAGACTATTGATGATATAATATCCCTAAAAAAGATCAACCCTGACACTAACCCACA GCTTGGCATCTCTCTCCAGGCTTGCCTGCTTCAGATCGTGGGTTACCGAAACCTAGTAGTGGAGGTGGAGAAGCTGCGTAGAGAGCCGTATGACTGTGAAAACTCAGCACATGAGGAGATGCTCATGAAG CTGTGGAAAGAACTCCGTCCCGATTCTCCTCTCTCTGGACGCATCTCAAAGCAATGGTGTGAGATTGGTTTCCAAGGAAACGACCCCAAGACTGATTTCAGGGGCATGGGTCTCCTGGGCTTGCACAACCTGCT GTATTTTGCAGAGCATGACAAAGCCACCGCTCTCCAAGTTCTTCATGACTCCCTGCAGCCTAAACACAG GAACGTTTCCACAGAAGAAGCCAG CAAGATGAGCAAAGCTGAGTGGGACAAGAAGAAATTTGACAAAGCGATTGG ATACTCCTTTGCCATAGTTGGCATAAACATCACAGACCTGGCATATTCCCTGCTGGTGAGCGGGGCTCTGAAGACTCATCTGTACAATGTGGCACCAGAGATGCCAAGTCTAGTGCACTTCCAACAGACCTTCT GTTATCTGATGCAGGAGTTCCACAGGTTCTGGATCGAGGAAGATCCATGTGACATCATGGAGTTCAACCGCGTGCGCACCAAGTTCCACAAGCGCGTCCTGAAGCAGCTGAAGAACCCTGACATGGCACTGTGTCCTCACTTCACTGCCTCTGACCTTCACCTGGTCAACCTGTAG
- the slc35f2 gene encoding solute carrier family 35 member F2 isoform X1 yields MDHEVGENSFEHGRLGALSRWGRFLCGPRNLKFKDVFTWQLCKTIAMGQALSMLICGTAVTCQYLADAGVETPMLQSFLNYTLLLLTYTLVLAFRRGENNIVQILKTKWWKYLLMALTDVEANYTVVKAYQFTTLTSIQLLDCFVIPVLMVLSWSFLKTRYRPLHFIAVAVCLLGVGAMVGADLLAGRDQGSSSHVLLGDGLVLVSAALYAVSNVCQEYTVKNLSRVEFLGMMGFFGTLISGVQMAILESKSIPVISWNWTICLLFVAYTLCMYGLYSFMPVVVKMTSATAVNLSLLTADLFSLFCGIFLFRYNFSGLYIVSFVVITLGFIMFNIVPTGTADLSYDTNDSAYHLASSVNVQQHGDTVVDWLQKDG; encoded by the exons ATGGATCATGAAGTGGGAGAGAACTCCTTTGAACATGGAAGATTGGGAGCTCTCAGCCGCTGGGGGAGATTTCTTTGTGGCCCGCGGAATCTCAAGTTTAAAGATGTGTTTACATG GCAGCTCTGTAAAACTATCGCAATGGGTCAAGCCCTGTCCATGCTGATATGTGGGACAGCGGTTACATGTCAGTATTTGGCGGATGCCGGGGTGGAGACGCCAATGCTGCAAAGCTTCCTCAATTACACCCTGCTGCTGCTCACCTATACTTTAGTGTTAGCCTTTAGGAGAG gtgaaaataatattgttcaaattttaaaaacaaagtggTGGAAGTATTTACTGATGGCTCTAACGGATGTGGAAGCCAACTACACGGTTGTGAAGGCATACCAGTTCACCACCCTTACAAGTATACAG CTGCTGGACTGCTTTGTGATCCCGGTTCTGATGGTGCTCTCGTGGAGCTTCTTGAAAACTCGCTACAGACCGTTGCATTTTATTGCTGTGGCTGTGTGCTTGCTTGGAGTCGGTGCGATGGTGGGAGCTGATCTGCTGGCAGGGAGAGACCAAGGCTCAA GTAGTCATGTGTTGTTGGGGGATGGACTCGTGCTGGTCAGTGCTGCTCTGTACGCAGTGTCTAACGTCTGTCAGGAATACACCGTGAAAAACCTGAGCAGGGTGGAGTTCTTGGGCATGATGGGATTCTTTGGGACACTCATCAGTGGTGTGCAGAT ggCTATACTTGAATCCAAATCTATACCGGTCATCAGCTGGAACTGGACAATAt GCCTGCTCTTTGTTGCGTATACTCTGTGCATGTATGGGCTGTACAGTTTCATGCCTGTAGTGGTAAAGATGACCAGTGCCACAGCTGTGAACCTCTCACTGCTGACTGCTGACCTCTTCAGTCTCTTCTGTGGGATATTCCTTTTTCGTTACAAT TTCTCAGGCCTGTATATTGTGTCTTTTGTGGTGATCACACTTGGTTTCATCATGTTCAACATTGTACCGACCGGCACAGCAGATCTGTCGTATGATACTAATGACAGCGCGTATCATCTGGCTTCATCTGTGAATGTCCAACAACATGGAGATACTGTAGTAGACTGGCTGCAAAAAGATGGATAA
- the slc35f2 gene encoding solute carrier family 35 member F2 isoform X2 encodes MLCKTIAMGQALSMLICGTAVTCQYLADAGVETPMLQSFLNYTLLLLTYTLVLAFRRGENNIVQILKTKWWKYLLMALTDVEANYTVVKAYQFTTLTSIQLLDCFVIPVLMVLSWSFLKTRYRPLHFIAVAVCLLGVGAMVGADLLAGRDQGSSSHVLLGDGLVLVSAALYAVSNVCQEYTVKNLSRVEFLGMMGFFGTLISGVQMAILESKSIPVISWNWTICLLFVAYTLCMYGLYSFMPVVVKMTSATAVNLSLLTADLFSLFCGIFLFRYNFSGLYIVSFVVITLGFIMFNIVPTGTADLSYDTNDSAYHLASSVNVQQHGDTVVDWLQKDG; translated from the exons ATG CTCTGTAAAACTATCGCAATGGGTCAAGCCCTGTCCATGCTGATATGTGGGACAGCGGTTACATGTCAGTATTTGGCGGATGCCGGGGTGGAGACGCCAATGCTGCAAAGCTTCCTCAATTACACCCTGCTGCTGCTCACCTATACTTTAGTGTTAGCCTTTAGGAGAG gtgaaaataatattgttcaaattttaaaaacaaagtggTGGAAGTATTTACTGATGGCTCTAACGGATGTGGAAGCCAACTACACGGTTGTGAAGGCATACCAGTTCACCACCCTTACAAGTATACAG CTGCTGGACTGCTTTGTGATCCCGGTTCTGATGGTGCTCTCGTGGAGCTTCTTGAAAACTCGCTACAGACCGTTGCATTTTATTGCTGTGGCTGTGTGCTTGCTTGGAGTCGGTGCGATGGTGGGAGCTGATCTGCTGGCAGGGAGAGACCAAGGCTCAA GTAGTCATGTGTTGTTGGGGGATGGACTCGTGCTGGTCAGTGCTGCTCTGTACGCAGTGTCTAACGTCTGTCAGGAATACACCGTGAAAAACCTGAGCAGGGTGGAGTTCTTGGGCATGATGGGATTCTTTGGGACACTCATCAGTGGTGTGCAGAT ggCTATACTTGAATCCAAATCTATACCGGTCATCAGCTGGAACTGGACAATAt GCCTGCTCTTTGTTGCGTATACTCTGTGCATGTATGGGCTGTACAGTTTCATGCCTGTAGTGGTAAAGATGACCAGTGCCACAGCTGTGAACCTCTCACTGCTGACTGCTGACCTCTTCAGTCTCTTCTGTGGGATATTCCTTTTTCGTTACAAT TTCTCAGGCCTGTATATTGTGTCTTTTGTGGTGATCACACTTGGTTTCATCATGTTCAACATTGTACCGACCGGCACAGCAGATCTGTCGTATGATACTAATGACAGCGCGTATCATCTGGCTTCATCTGTGAATGTCCAACAACATGGAGATACTGTAGTAGACTGGCTGCAAAAAGATGGATAA